TTTGGCCACCTCTCCCACCCTCAACTTGAGGATGACCAGGTCCTCGTCTCCCATCACATTCCAGTCTTTGCCCGCTGACGCtgatttgggagcattttgcaGAGCTagatttccaaaaaaaatcattATAAATTTATCGATCGATAAATAAATGAACTTGGATCGGCTTCAGAAATATCTATCACCAGCTACGTACAGCTTACCACTGGGTTGGATGTCGTACTTGTACTTGTTATCACCCTGCGCGTGGCACACGAAGAGAGGAGACCGGCGGGACTCCTTGCATGAGGCCCAACGCAGAGCCACTACAGACGACGCTACCGCCGGCGGTGACATTTGTTTGCGGAGCTGCagcgtggcggtggcggcggctggtggAGAGAACTTTggtcccggcgccggcgcccggctAAGGAGGGTGTAGGAGCTCAACATCGCCATCTAGCTATCACCgctagtgctagattagctacAAGGACGACGGCGGTGTGTGTGTGCTCTGTGCTGCACTTATTTGCATCCATGCCTGCCTTTTATAGAGGCCGTGTGGGGGCGCAAGTGCGGGGTAGCTTTGCTTCGCCAGCCAGTTCAGAATATATATTTAGTGAACTGGACAAGCTGCTCGCTTTTATTTATAAAAGTATACAAAGCATATGTGATAGGTAGCTTTGCTTGGTCCGACGGTTCGGAATAATGTTCAGTGAACTACTGAAGAAGCAGCTTTTTGTTGTAAGAGTATGAGCGGTCATGCCAAGCTGAGTGGTCGACAAGCTTTTCTACCTGGTAGAACCCTTTGCGCCCTCTAGCGTATACAGTACACCTTACCATTCTAATACGATGTGGCGTAGCAGAGTAATTTTATCATGCCGTGCAGGTATGACGCGGCTTTTTTTTAGAAAGGCGGCAAGAGTTTTGCCAGATTTTTATTAGAAGAtggaaaagaaaacagaaaTACAAAGGAATTACAAAAGGGAAAACAGAAATATTATTGAAGTGGTTCATCATTCAGCTAGAGCATGCTTAGACAGTTGCCAAACATATACTATGTCGAAGCCGTACGTCTCTTTACCAAGACACGGTTTTGGTCACCGCCGACTAGACTGGAAGTGCTTACATGTGCCGCCGTCTAATAAGCATATGGACAAGCAGAGAGCAAACTAGTTTAAGAAAAAGTATTCTGCACGTGTCTCcgcatttttttttgacaaatctGGAGGAACAAGGCCTCTAcagttaaattaaattaaaagaAAGAGAGACTGGTTTACAGAGGAATACAAAGGtcttaagaaacaaaaaaaaagagagagaagaagaaaacggCTCTAGCTAGCAAAATTAAAACAGATTTTGGATCCATGTGTCAAAGGCCCTGGTTGGTTCCAAGGGACTAGGGACTAGATACTAGATTTTAGTCTCTTTTAGTCCCTATATTGCCAAACAAGGAGACTAAAAGAGGGACTAGTAGTCCCTAGTCCACTAGTCCCATGAGAGATGCTAATTGGGACTAATTGACCAACTTTACAGTCCATGCCTCTCAATTTGCTAGTCCCCACCCCTCCTTTAGTCCCTCTTTTCAGGGGTGTTTTGGTCTTTGTTTTGTCctttagtccctggaaccaaacagGCTATTAGTCCctcttgtaatccatgtctTAATCTCTAGTCTCTAGTCCTTGCAACCAAACAGACCCTTAGTTCGAAGGGAGACTATAAGACCAGTTCCCTTGCAAAAACCCTCTTCCAATCCATCATGCTCAACTAAAAACCCTTAAAAATCAAGCCATTCCTTGCTCCCCTAATAGTCCAACACATGAAGATGATTGTTGTCACGAAGAAATCTGTGTGAAGTTTATCCTTTAATATATACTAAGGGCATGTTTGAGAGAGCTCTTCAACTGAAAAAGTGAATCTAATCAATAGGATTCACCATAGAGCAGCTCTACTAGTGGATCTAAGATCCACCGTGGATCCATCAGGAAACTATTTGGCTACACAACATCTCCAGATCCACGCAAGGGCCTTTTCGTGGTAATGGTCTGATTTGGCCTTGGGATAGGCCCCACGTGTCAATGTTTGAAAAAAAGcttcttcttggtcttcttccctCCTCCGGCTGACTCAGACGTGCCCCTCGCAGGCCGGATCCTGCCATGTTCGGAGCATAGGCACGTAGCCCGGGTGGCTCCTCGCAGTGGGGTAGGGTAGCTCCCGTGCATGATCGGGGCACACGTGCTCCCACGCGGCAGCGTGCGAGGTAGGGCTGGGTACACGATGGCGCAGCGCACACGGCGGGCTTGGTATGTGGCGAGTCAATACGGACGGACACAGGGCAGGCCCGGTCACGTGGCTTCCAAGATGATGACAGAACCGGGAGCACGACTAGCACCTAGGATGCATCGTCAGGAAAGAAGTAGTGAAAGAgtaagaggaagaaggaaccgTGCGGCTCTCGATCGGTGACAGGAAGAATAAAGAAAAATTAGAACGGACCGATATCTTTGTCTAGTCTATGGCAGTGGTGGCTGATTTCCCCAACTCCATCGAACTTGAGTTTGGTGGAGAATCCCTTGAGAAGTCCACCAAAATGTGAATCTAGCCCCTATAGATCAACTGTTTCGGTGAATCCAGATTTCGTGGAGCTAGACCGTTTGGGTAAAAATTTGTATAGTGTGGTGCTGTGTTTTTTGTGGATCTAGAGTTGGTGGAGACCTACCAAATAAGCCCTAAGACAATCTCTCAGAAAGAGCTTGGTGAGATATCTATGTTTAACATGTTCCAGTAAAAGCAACTCCAGCAGAATCCCTACTTGGGTCCTTACATTTAAAATAGGGGCTGAGAGAGAAAAAATCAACTCCAGCAGAGCCCCCTATTGGAGCCCCTAAACTAGGGAGGCCCCTGAAATCAGGCTCACAACCCCATCTCCCGCGGGCGGCTGGGGAGGCCCCTACTCCCTGTTTTTTTTTCGTCCACTTCCCCTTCCCCGGCGTTCCGCGCGACGGCGCGGGAAGGAGCGCCGCTtcttctccctcgccggcgacagCCCTCCGCTCGCCCTCCCTCTCCGCTCGCCCTCCACTTCCCCTATCGTTCCTTCCATCGCTCCCATCTTCCGCCCACTTTGCCCTCATCGAAACCCTAGGTCTTGTCTCACCGGATGCCGCCGACCCgtcctcgccacgccgcccactgatGAGGAAGAGGGCCAACCCTCCTGCACCAGTTGGATCCGCCGGGATCCAGGCCTCCGGCGCTGGCAGCATCGGCAACCTGGCTTCGACCTCACGGCACCGCCTCGTCAATGCTGGCGACTGCCCCTCCGCTGCGTACGTCCATGCAGGCATGATGCGTGGCGGGCAAGCAACCATCAATAGCACCACAGAAGGACCAACTCCAATAGACACATCGTGCAAGGTAAGGTTTTTTCGACAGATTTCTTTCATTTGTTGCCTTCTTGCGATTCACTTGAGAGTTGGTGATGTTTTGTGACAGAGGTGTAGTAGTTTGACAGAGGCATTGTAGCTGGAAACCAGAAAGTGCTGCTGTAGATCATGCCAATTTTCCAAAGGgatattttcttctttcttctttctgATTGCTAGCTGGAGGAGCTTGCAGTTATTAGGCCTGTTCCATTGTTGTAAGTTTTTTTTACTGCTGGACAAATGGTTATCATGTCTAGGTCTTGTTCCAAGCTTATATATGCACTGCCATATGATCTGTCCCCTCATTGTTCAAGGTTCATAATTCTTTGTCAAGGTTCATacttgtggtggtggtgttcatcctTTGCCAACATTCATGCACCATTTGACTTCCATGTTATTTGCAAGCACTGAGATAAGCTTGCCGAAACTAGTGCTACTGCTATGAACCCCTTTGCTGATTTTTGTGATATGTTTCATATGTGGCTTGCAGCTTGCAAGGGCCACCCCTCCTGCGCCACTTGGACCCGCGAGGTCCCGGGCCTCCCGTGCTACTTCACTGCCTATCGACATCGGCAACCCAAGCTCAAGCTCGCCGCGCCGCAGTCTATTCCATGtcagtcacaatgccattgatGGCACTACAGGTGACCCGACACTATCTGATGAGATTGCAATGGCTACTGGAGGCGGACCCTGGACCAATATGATATCTGATGAGTGTGATGTTGATGCAATCTCCTTGTCAAGTGGCTTTCAGTGGACATTTGGTGAtcctgagaaccaaaccaaggttGCAAAAGCAGCTCCGAAAAGGGCAGGCAATTACAATCATGAAGAGGACATCCAATTGTGCGTGTCATGGGAAAACATCCGCACTGATCCTATCATTGGCAATGAGCAGCCAGGGAGAGCATATTGGAAAAGAATTGCAGATCATTATCATGCCAACAAGACCTTTGAGTCAGATAGGAATGCCAACTCACTTGAGCACCGTTGGAGTACCATTCAAAAGGAGTGCCAGAAGTTTCAAAGATACTATGATGAGGTCGAGCGTCACCATCCAAGTGGCATACCATACAAGGAGCATGTAAGTTTGCTTATGTATTGTTCACTGTTGATAATTTTGCATTCATTTGTACTAACACTTAACTTTGTTGTAGATCATTGAAGCACCGACACTATTTGCAAAGGGGCCACTAAAAAGTCATTCCAATTCCTTCACTGTTGGCTCAAGGTGAGGCATTGTCAGAAATTCCAAACAATGGAGAATAATAGAAGGTCACAGAGTAACATGTCTTCCAATGGAGCTACTGAAAGGGATGATGGAGATGACAGTAGTAGAAGTTATTCAACAGAACCAAACCCAAACAAGAGGCCACCTGGAAGGAAGCAAGCAAAGGAGAGATTGAAGATAGGAGGTGATGCAGGGCTATACAAAGAAGCTATTGCAGAGTTGATCTTGGacaagaaggaggagaagaagttGAGGGAGCTTAGGTGGGATGAGGAGAAAAAAATGAAGGAGGATAGGTGGAAGGAGACAAAGATGATTCAGCAGCAAAAGATAATCATTGGAAAAAGGCAAACTGATGTGGGAACAAGAATAGAAAATCATGTTCTGTGATGTGAGTACCTTGGATCCAGATCAGAAGACATATGTGTTGACAATGAGAGCACAAATTGCAGCACAAAAGATGGCTGCCTTCAGTGCTGGGTTTGGTGGTGGGTTTAGCATTTCTAGTGGGGGAACTGGAGGTGATGCCGATGGTGCAACCATTTAATTTATGCTTGGTGAGTTGTTTTCTCTTTTATTTGCTTATTTGAGTACTTTAGATCATGCACTAAGACCATAACCAGAAATTAGTCAGACTAGCTTAGCAAGCTTTGATCTTTTCTCTCTAGAGTCGGTGATGTTTTGTGACAGAGGTATACTAGTTGTAAACCATCTTTAGCAGCTTCTTGTAGAGATATGTTTGGTTATTTGCTAGTATTGCTTGATGCTTGCAGAGATGCTTGTTGAATACATTTATGCTGACTGCCAGTTGTTGCTTAGGTAATTTGGAGAAATGAATCAGCATTACAAACTGTACAGATTTAGCATGGCATAGGCATCTGATTTGATGTAACATGTGTTGTCTAGCTCTGTTCTGTGCACTAGCCTGTTACAttggttttttttttactgCTGGACAAATGGTTATCGTGTCTAGGTCCTGTTTCAAGCTTTTATATGCACTGCCATATGATCTGTCCTCTTATTGTTTAAGGTTCATAATTCTTAGCCTTTGATCTGTGATTGGTAAATGGGAAGCCAACAAATGTAGAATCTGCACTTTTTTCGGGTGAAATTTCTGCACCTTGTCACCTTGATGTGGATAACAAACAGAAGTGGCTTGTCACTCTAGTTTGTCAGCTGATTCCAAAATTTGTTGTTCTTGAAAAAGAATACGTAACTTAACAATTTTTTTATCTATCTGAAAATGTATGTGGTCATTCTGCTCGACTGCGATTAGTAACTCCTCCAGAAGTAGAACAAACCCATCAGAGAAATACGAAATACATTCAGGTGGTTTCAGTTGATAACCATGAGTTTTGGTCCATGGACTTTGTTTACCACAACAGTGCTGTCAAGAATCTGCAGGAAGCACTTCAGGAGTCTCATAGTTTGCGTGCTAGTGATGCCCATAGATTGGTAGTAGCATGTCATATAAACTATAGTTGTAATATACTTGGTGTCGACTGCTGTCCAGATTCAGTTAGATAGGTATTGGCACTGCTGTGATTTGTACCAACTTGAACCATTTTTCAATCGGTGACATCTTGTGCATTGTCATGTCTGCATCCAGCTGTGAATTGACATATATGATTTGAGTCCATTCGGTTTGAGCAGTCGCTATGTGAGCCTATTTACTAGTGTGATATACATAGAGGGAAACTTGAAATAGGAAAGAAAAAGATATAGGGGCTGAGAAGTAGGGACCCTTGCTGGAGTTGGGTGCAACAAACAGAGCCCCAGAAAGTAGGGAAAGCCCCTACTCAAAAAGTAGGGACCCTGGAGTAGGGGCTattactggagttgctctaagctGTTGTAGAAGGACATCAATTGAGGAAGAGATGATCACGGGTCTCCTCTTCTCCGTTTTGGCAAAGCGCCTTTCTCTTAGAATGAGGTATACTCCTACTCAGAGTCGGTGGTTGTAGGTGGCATGATCAAAGCCAACAAAGATAATGGCATTTGCGTGCACTACGACGATATACTACCATCAAACACTTTAAAGATAATTCACTGTTCTGTTCTGAAAAAAAGGAGATTCCGAGAAGCTGACACCTTAATTTGAAATGAATTAgggaaaataaaatatatttgaagTTTTCTAGAAATTGTGAACTGCATGTACATGCCCAAGATTAATATACTAGTGGCGTGCAAAAACATGTgaaaaaaatcacaaatacaCAAATGGTGCCACGGGCCACGGGCCACGGGCCGCCATAGTTGCCTCACGGTGGATGTGGGGCTCCTCGCTGTCATCGGCCTCAGGTATGGCCAATGGTGCTAGTATTTGTTCGGGGTGCCCAAATATCGCTATCAGTGTCCTTACTCCACCATCATCCATGAGCCTTGATTGCCTTGTCTCACCAAATGCCGGGTTAGTGGGACCATGATCCCCTCGATGGGCGTTGGTGGGAAACGATTGGATCCCTGAAGTGCCTCAAGACGTGCAAATCACGACCGTCGTCTGCCTTCTTGGCTCAAAGCTTAACAGTTGCTTGGGGATTGGAGGTGTCAGAGTATTGTCTCTTGAGAGTGTTGTTTGTCTGTGCACAATGACATGCTGGGCACATCTCAAAACCCTACATCGGTTCCAACCTCTTCCCTCTGATGTTTTGCACAAGT
This portion of the Panicum virgatum strain AP13 chromosome 2N, P.virgatum_v5, whole genome shotgun sequence genome encodes:
- the LOC120660368 gene encoding uncharacterized protein LOC120660368, with the translated sequence MAMLSSYTLLSRAPAPGPKFSPPAAATATLQLRKQMSPPAVASSVVALRWASCKESRRSPLFVCHAQGDNKYKYDIQPSALQNAPKSASAGKDWNVMGDEDLVILKLRVGEVAKDKVEVGTTTDTHLVIKYTGDINDETQASKLNVPLALPPGYDGSKVQARWFDGWLVILIAKPKNGPEKTETKQIDKKIDILS